A part of Andrena cerasifolii isolate SP2316 chromosome 10, iyAndCera1_principal, whole genome shotgun sequence genomic DNA contains:
- the LOC143373716 gene encoding uncharacterized protein LOC143373716 isoform X2 — MIREKDGTGDEQSQRMERERKDIEMEYRRLSMIKRCKNSRHIRQMHIERREALEVENLRRAKEASEGRVRQIERTQRLAAELSHRKHIQLQESLKKKKAQSMSSCTLEKIETDLLEIKKREEAESSKFVEDVWHFSDDMDIAQQQQKKLKYKRELQNQLIDNRRRRREEEEEKHRERKILEEAGEMISKEKAEAENSKKKTALLLQAEREAFLKARQFWKDKRREFLKQEHDEISRIIADKEALQKKEIKKQTDTRETKDAVAEKLGKQIEEEKRKKMEREEIVHELYLAEKENKFANEVVKLAQDKKRKKDLSDCAKR, encoded by the exons ATGATTCGGGAGAAAGATGGAACCGGGGACGAACAGTCGCAGAGAATGGAAAGAGAACGGAAAGACATCGAGATGGAATATCGGCGGCTATCGATGATAAAAAGATGTAAGAACAGCCGACACATACGTCAGATGCATATCGAGCGCAGAGAAGCATTAGAAGTGGAAAATCTTCGACGCGCCAAAGAAGCTTCCGAGGGGAGAGTTCGGCAAATTGAACGCACACAGCGATTAGCCGCAGAATTATCACACCGTAAAC ACATTCAGCTGCAAGAATctctaaagaaaaagaaagctcAATCAATGTCAAGTTGCACGTTGGAAAAGATAGAGACCGACCTGTTGGAAATAAAGAAACGAGAAGAGGCAGAGAGCTCAAAATTTGTTGAGGATGTATGGCATTTTAGCGACGATATGGATATAGCACAGCAACAGCAGAAGAAACTAAAGTACAAGAGGGAATTGCAAAATCAGCTGATAGATAATCGTCGCAGGCGAcgtgaggaagaggaggagaaaCATCGTGAACGCAAGATATTGGAGGAAGCTGGAGAAATGATAAGCAAGGAGAAAGCAGAAGCGGAGAACTCGAAGAAGAAAACTGCTCTTCTGTTGCAAGCTGAGAGGGAGGCCTTCCTGAAAGCTAGACAGTTTTGGAAGGACAAACGGAGAGAGTTTCTCAAGCAGGAGCACGATGAGATTTCGCGGATCATCGCTGACAAGGAAGCTCTGCAAAAGAAAGAAATCAAGAAGCAG ACTGATACCCGCGAAACGAAGGATGCTGTGGCAGAGAAGTTAGGGAAGCAGATAGAGGAAGAAAAACGGAAAAAGATGGAGCGTGAGGAAATCGTCCACGAATTGTACTTGGCagagaaagaaaacaaattcgCAAATGAAGTGGTGAAATTGGCGCAGGACAAGAAAC GTAAGAAGGATTTATCAGACTGTGCGAAACGATAG
- the LOC143373716 gene encoding uncharacterized protein LOC143373716 isoform X1 has protein sequence MIREKDGTGDEQSQRMERERKDIEMEYRRLSMIKRCKNSRHIRQMHIERREALEVENLRRAKEASEGRVRQIERTQRLAAELSHRKHIQLQESLKKKKAQSMSSCTLEKIETDLLEIKKREEAESSKFVEDVWHFSDDMDIAQQQQKKLKYKRELQNQLIDNRRRRREEEEEKHRERKILEEAGEMISKEKAEAENSKKKTALLLQAEREAFLKARQFWKDKRREFLKQEHDEISRIIADKEALQKKEIKKQTDTRETKDAVAEKLGKQIEEEKRKKMEREEIVHELYLAEKENKFANEVVKLAQDKKRIAKELLQTMVRHRKAVAERKAKEDAVDAAFARYLADELSNSEEQERKKDQARREKAIRYGNELRETMRKNRT, from the exons ATGATTCGGGAGAAAGATGGAACCGGGGACGAACAGTCGCAGAGAATGGAAAGAGAACGGAAAGACATCGAGATGGAATATCGGCGGCTATCGATGATAAAAAGATGTAAGAACAGCCGACACATACGTCAGATGCATATCGAGCGCAGAGAAGCATTAGAAGTGGAAAATCTTCGACGCGCCAAAGAAGCTTCCGAGGGGAGAGTTCGGCAAATTGAACGCACACAGCGATTAGCCGCAGAATTATCACACCGTAAAC ACATTCAGCTGCAAGAATctctaaagaaaaagaaagctcAATCAATGTCAAGTTGCACGTTGGAAAAGATAGAGACCGACCTGTTGGAAATAAAGAAACGAGAAGAGGCAGAGAGCTCAAAATTTGTTGAGGATGTATGGCATTTTAGCGACGATATGGATATAGCACAGCAACAGCAGAAGAAACTAAAGTACAAGAGGGAATTGCAAAATCAGCTGATAGATAATCGTCGCAGGCGAcgtgaggaagaggaggagaaaCATCGTGAACGCAAGATATTGGAGGAAGCTGGAGAAATGATAAGCAAGGAGAAAGCAGAAGCGGAGAACTCGAAGAAGAAAACTGCTCTTCTGTTGCAAGCTGAGAGGGAGGCCTTCCTGAAAGCTAGACAGTTTTGGAAGGACAAACGGAGAGAGTTTCTCAAGCAGGAGCACGATGAGATTTCGCGGATCATCGCTGACAAGGAAGCTCTGCAAAAGAAAGAAATCAAGAAGCAG ACTGATACCCGCGAAACGAAGGATGCTGTGGCAGAGAAGTTAGGGAAGCAGATAGAGGAAGAAAAACGGAAAAAGATGGAGCGTGAGGAAATCGTCCACGAATTGTACTTGGCagagaaagaaaacaaattcgCAAATGAAGTGGTGAAATTGGCGCAGGACAAGAAACGTATCGCAAAAGAGCTTCTACAGACCATG GTGAGGCATCGGAAAGCCGTTGCTGAGAGGAAAGCAAAAGAGGATGCGGTCGATGCGGCCTTTGCCCGATACTTAGCCGATGAACTAAGTAATTCAGAGGAACAGGAAAGGAAAAAGGACCAAGCACGTCGCGAAAAAG CTATTCGATACGGAAATGAATTGAGGGAGACCATGAGGAAGAATAGAACGTAA